One window from the genome of Cyclobacterium amurskyense encodes:
- a CDS encoding GreA/GreB family elongation factor codes for MSRGFVKEDDQEEIPMVPPRADLPEGISNYVTRIGLNELLEEKERLIAEREQLDYNNEKERRIAFNHINAKLQLLNSRINSAIIVDFGKQPQNVVRFGAMVTLKIGDETKLNRYQIVGVDEADVSKGKISFISPIARLLIDKKVGDKAILKLANADRVFEIMEISY; via the coding sequence ATTTGTAAAAGAAGACGATCAGGAAGAAATTCCTATGGTTCCCCCTAGAGCCGACTTGCCAGAAGGAATATCGAATTACGTAACCCGGATCGGTTTGAATGAACTTTTGGAAGAAAAGGAAAGGTTGATAGCGGAAAGAGAGCAGTTGGACTACAATAATGAGAAAGAAAGGAGAATTGCCTTTAATCATATCAACGCAAAATTGCAATTGCTAAATAGCCGAATAAATTCTGCCATAATAGTGGATTTTGGCAAGCAGCCTCAAAATGTTGTGCGGTTTGGAGCAATGGTAACCCTCAAAATAGGGGATGAGACTAAACTTAACAGGTATCAAATTGTAGGTGTAGATGAAGCAGATGTTTCAAAAGGGAAAATCTCCTTTATTTCGCCAATTGCAAGATTATTAATAGACAAGAAAGTTGGAGACAAAGCAATTTTGAAACTAGCCAATGCAGATAGGGTTTTTGAAATTATGGAGATAAGCTATTAG
- a CDS encoding YkgJ family cysteine cluster protein: MSIERRVELVEKLFHQLEQEIAQFEQASGMSCVAGCGKCCTFPDIEASPLEFLPWAFHLFLNGEAEKTLLLLEEAHGPTCHIYKPLTINGQGRCSSYKYRGLICRLFGFAANKDKYGVLRLATCKIIKEGQANNYNSTVEAISKGLNVPIFTTYYMQLNQIDFHMGNIILPINKALKMALEEVLQYYAYRPSPEINKRVV; encoded by the coding sequence ATGTCGATAGAACGAAGAGTGGAATTGGTGGAAAAGCTTTTCCATCAATTGGAGCAAGAAATCGCTCAGTTTGAACAGGCATCAGGAATGAGCTGTGTTGCTGGTTGTGGTAAATGTTGTACTTTTCCGGATATTGAAGCCTCTCCTTTAGAGTTTTTACCCTGGGCTTTTCATTTATTTTTGAATGGAGAGGCAGAAAAAACCCTTCTTCTGCTTGAAGAGGCCCATGGTCCAACCTGTCATATTTACAAGCCTTTAACCATCAATGGGCAAGGCAGGTGTAGCAGTTACAAGTACCGCGGTTTAATTTGTCGCTTGTTTGGATTTGCTGCCAATAAAGACAAATACGGAGTTTTGAGATTGGCCACTTGTAAAATTATCAAAGAAGGTCAGGCCAATAATTATAATTCTACCGTAGAGGCCATTTCTAAGGGATTGAATGTACCGATTTTTACAACGTATTACATGCAATTGAATCAGATAGATTTTCATATGGGCAACATAATTTTACCCATAAACAAAGCCCTTAAAATGGCATTGGAAGAGGTTCTGCAATATTATGCCTACAGACCTTCTCCTGAAATTAATAAAAGGGTGGTTTAA
- a CDS encoding DUF3500 domain-containing protein: MKNSIKITFSALLLTIGTVFCSQAQDISPLANDFIESLSPELKKQACFPFDHSERFNWHFVPRERNGPTFHDFDKNQTEHALNLMRASLGVAGQKKAAAIIELENVLREVENRPENDTYRDPLNYHFSVFGQPSSDKAWGWRLEGHHMSLNFSSSKGSITSSTPSFMGSNPGIILSGPHMNRQVLEDETNVGFELLHSLNDAQKKQAIFAGKAPADIITSNDRKAKILDQPGVKGSDLLPNQLSLLKELVGIYLSRYTAEYHAKMLKRIEKSGWGNISFAWAGSEINAVGNPHYYSIQGAGLLIEYDNVQNNANHVHAVVRDLQNDFGGDLLQSHYLQDHLGNKIAHSAE, encoded by the coding sequence ATGAAGAATTCCATAAAAATCACCTTCTCAGCCCTCCTACTTACAATAGGAACTGTATTCTGCAGTCAGGCCCAAGATATTTCTCCTCTTGCCAATGATTTCATAGAAAGTTTAAGTCCGGAATTAAAAAAACAAGCCTGTTTTCCTTTCGATCACTCAGAACGATTCAACTGGCATTTTGTTCCTAGGGAAAGAAACGGCCCAACTTTCCACGACTTTGACAAAAACCAAACTGAACATGCCTTAAATTTAATGAGGGCTTCCTTGGGTGTTGCTGGACAAAAAAAGGCAGCAGCCATTATCGAACTCGAAAATGTATTGAGGGAAGTAGAAAACCGGCCTGAAAATGACACCTACAGAGATCCATTAAATTATCATTTTAGTGTTTTTGGTCAACCTTCTTCAGACAAAGCCTGGGGCTGGAGATTGGAAGGACACCATATGTCATTAAATTTCTCCTCTTCAAAAGGATCCATTACTTCCTCCACACCATCCTTTATGGGGTCTAATCCCGGTATTATCCTTTCTGGCCCTCATATGAACAGGCAGGTATTGGAAGATGAAACCAATGTTGGTTTCGAATTATTACATTCCCTGAATGATGCTCAAAAAAAACAAGCCATTTTCGCAGGTAAGGCACCTGCAGACATTATCACATCAAATGACAGAAAGGCTAAAATCTTAGATCAACCAGGAGTAAAGGGTAGCGATCTACTGCCCAATCAACTCTCATTATTAAAAGAACTTGTAGGAATTTACCTTTCCAGGTATACTGCAGAATACCATGCGAAAATGCTGAAAAGAATTGAAAAATCAGGCTGGGGAAATATTTCCTTTGCTTGGGCAGGTTCAGAAATAAATGCTGTTGGTAATCCACACTATTACAGCATACAGGGAGCCGGATTACTGATAGAGTATGACAATGTTCAGAACAATGCCAATCATGTGCATGCTGTAGTGAGAGATCTACAAAATGACTTTGGAGGAGACTTACTTCAGAGCCATTATCTCCAAGATCATTTAGGAAATAAAATAGCGCACAGCGCTGAATAA
- a CDS encoding FG-GAP repeat domain-containing protein codes for MINWLIYLFSSVVLNNSPEPNFLTQVLDSNIQIGYGLAIGDVDGDGKPDILLADKKEFVWYRNGDWKRFVMVKDLTPYDNVCIAARDIDGDGLVEVAVGAQWNPSETSDEEQSGSVHYLIRPEDPTQAWEPVKLHHEPTVHRMRWVKANNNLFHLIMLPLHGRGNKGGAGEGVKVIAFEKQDKKGRDWKHWVIDQSMHVTHNMEPLPVGNAETLYIAGKEGVKTLTYKEGDWKPKENDGWLINDYGFGEIRIGKDARGHHFLTGVEPFHGPTLSVYTTDNSTFTKKNLNRNVLTAAMMQGHGLATGDLLNMGTDQVLVGWREPNDHGDLGIKMFVPQNDGSWSKHWVDKNGMACEDLKVADLDGDGKAEIIASGRSTKNLKIYWNKSY; via the coding sequence ATGATAAACTGGTTGATTTATTTATTCTCCTCTGTTGTTTTAAACAACTCACCTGAACCAAATTTTCTAACCCAGGTCCTTGACAGCAATATTCAAATTGGTTACGGGCTTGCTATAGGCGATGTAGACGGGGATGGTAAACCAGATATCTTGCTGGCAGATAAAAAGGAATTTGTCTGGTACAGAAATGGTGACTGGAAGCGCTTTGTAATGGTAAAAGACCTTACCCCCTATGACAATGTTTGTATCGCAGCAAGGGACATTGATGGTGATGGATTGGTGGAAGTAGCAGTAGGAGCGCAATGGAACCCAAGTGAAACTTCAGATGAAGAACAATCAGGGTCTGTTCATTACCTCATCCGACCAGAAGATCCCACTCAAGCTTGGGAGCCGGTAAAACTTCATCATGAACCGACCGTGCATAGAATGCGCTGGGTAAAGGCCAATAATAACTTATTTCATCTGATCATGCTTCCTCTCCATGGACGAGGTAATAAAGGAGGGGCTGGTGAAGGCGTTAAAGTCATCGCCTTTGAAAAACAGGATAAAAAAGGTCGGGATTGGAAACACTGGGTCATAGATCAAAGCATGCATGTAACCCATAATATGGAACCCCTTCCAGTTGGTAATGCTGAAACCCTTTATATTGCTGGGAAAGAAGGTGTGAAAACCTTAACCTACAAAGAGGGAGATTGGAAGCCCAAAGAGAATGATGGATGGTTGATCAACGACTACGGGTTTGGCGAAATTCGCATTGGTAAGGATGCTCGTGGACATCACTTCCTCACAGGGGTTGAGCCATTTCATGGCCCAACTTTGTCTGTTTATACTACTGACAATTCCACCTTTACCAAAAAGAACTTGAATCGCAATGTTCTTACTGCTGCAATGATGCAAGGTCATGGACTCGCCACAGGAGACTTGCTTAATATGGGCACAGATCAGGTATTAGTTGGCTGGAGAGAGCCCAATGATCATGGAGATCTCGGGATCAAGATGTTTGTTCCTCAAAATGATGGCAGTTGGAGTAAACACTGGGTTGATAAAAATGGCATGGCCTGCGAAGACCTAAAAGTCGCAGACCTGGATGGAGATGGAAAAGCAGAAATTATCGCCTCAGGACGATCAACAAAGAATTTAAAAATCTATTGGAACAAAAGTTATTGA
- a CDS encoding SDR family oxidoreductase, with product MEKVLIIGANGNVGRILIENLSEHPDYSPVAMVRKESQAEELKNKGVSTVIADLEENFGHAFQGMDKVIFAAGSGAKTGKDKTDLVDKKGAIRSVDFSIKYGVRKFIMLSSRGAENAEKADETMQHYLLAKKAADEYLKSTNLPYAIVRPGALTNGPATGKIKIANIFNEKGDISRKDVAAVLIHMLDHGIDGTQVFEILSGKVEIEDAVRLYLKTGQEVT from the coding sequence ATGGAAAAAGTATTGATAATTGGTGCAAATGGAAATGTCGGACGTATTCTTATTGAAAACCTATCTGAACACCCCGACTACAGTCCGGTAGCTATGGTAAGGAAAGAATCACAAGCAGAAGAATTAAAAAACAAAGGTGTTTCCACAGTTATTGCGGATTTAGAAGAAAATTTCGGCCATGCTTTCCAAGGAATGGATAAAGTTATTTTCGCTGCTGGATCAGGGGCTAAAACAGGCAAGGATAAAACGGATTTAGTAGACAAAAAAGGGGCTATCAGAAGTGTGGATTTTTCGATAAAATACGGTGTGAGGAAATTTATTATGTTGAGTTCAAGAGGAGCTGAAAATGCTGAGAAGGCCGATGAAACAATGCAACATTACCTTCTTGCTAAAAAAGCAGCTGACGAATACCTTAAATCTACCAATCTTCCTTATGCCATTGTTAGGCCGGGAGCATTGACCAATGGCCCTGCTACAGGAAAAATAAAAATAGCGAATATTTTTAATGAGAAAGGAGATATTTCCAGGAAAGATGTAGCCGCCGTTTTGATCCATATGCTAGATCATGGAATAGACGGTACCCAGGTTTTTGAAATTTTAAGTGGTAAGGTAGAAATTGAAGACGCTGTACGTTTATATCTTAAAACTGGACAGGAAGTGACATAA
- a CDS encoding purine-nucleoside phosphorylase — protein MHKDLEISYLEKINQAVAYLKEKISQSPDTGIVLGTGLGGLLHDIEIITEIPYQEIPHFPIATVTSHQGKLILGRVENKIILAMKGRFHYYEGYSMKEVTFPIRIMKMLGIQTLMLSNASGGLNPEFEIGDIMVIEDHIDLFPENPLRGQNLDQFGDRFPDMSEAYCKEMIQLASEIAQQNNISLRKGVYAGVQGPNLETPAEYRYLRTIGADAVGMSTVPEVIVAAQSGMKVFAVSAITDLCTPGNIKKINLPDILQAAAKAEPSMRKVLLTLLKSS, from the coding sequence ATGCACAAAGACCTCGAAATTTCTTATTTAGAAAAAATAAATCAGGCGGTAGCCTACCTAAAAGAAAAAATAAGCCAAAGTCCAGATACAGGAATAGTTCTAGGAACTGGATTGGGAGGTTTACTCCACGATATTGAAATTATTACCGAAATCCCCTATCAGGAGATCCCCCATTTCCCAATAGCTACAGTCACTTCACACCAAGGAAAATTAATCCTGGGAAGAGTTGAAAACAAAATTATCCTGGCAATGAAAGGCCGATTTCATTATTATGAGGGTTATTCTATGAAGGAAGTGACTTTCCCAATACGGATAATGAAAATGCTAGGTATTCAAACATTAATGCTTTCCAATGCTTCCGGGGGATTAAACCCGGAATTTGAGATTGGAGACATTATGGTCATTGAAGACCATATAGATCTTTTTCCTGAGAATCCATTGCGAGGACAAAATTTGGATCAATTTGGAGATCGTTTTCCTGACATGAGCGAGGCCTATTGCAAAGAAATGATTCAGCTAGCTTCTGAAATTGCCCAGCAAAACAATATTTCCTTGAGAAAAGGAGTATATGCAGGTGTCCAAGGCCCAAACCTTGAAACCCCCGCAGAATACCGGTACCTGCGAACTATTGGTGCAGATGCAGTAGGGATGAGTACCGTACCAGAAGTAATCGTGGCGGCTCAATCTGGAATGAAAGTTTTTGCTGTATCGGCTATCACCGATCTTTGTACCCCAGGAAATATTAAGAAAATAAATCTTCCTGATATTCTCCAAGCAGCTGCCAAAGCAGAACCCTCGATGAGGAAAGTCTTACTTACTCTTCTTAAGTCCTCGTAA
- a CDS encoding NADPH-dependent FMN reductase yields the protein MIKIIVGTNRKNAISKKIAVIYQEILAQQGAESEIINLTELPDDFVFTALYEHNGKNKAYNVIHDKIKSGSKFVFIVPEYNGSFPGILKSFIDGMTYPNSFVSKKCALVGISSGIGGGGIALSHLTDIFNYLGMHVLANKIKLAKIEENMSNDHVTNRLYMALLHEQAKMLIDF from the coding sequence ATGATTAAAATAATAGTTGGTACCAACCGTAAAAATGCAATTTCAAAGAAAATCGCTGTGATTTATCAGGAGATTTTAGCGCAACAAGGTGCCGAGTCCGAGATTATTAACCTTACCGAATTACCGGATGATTTTGTTTTTACAGCACTATATGAACACAATGGTAAAAACAAAGCCTACAATGTCATTCATGACAAAATTAAAAGTGGGAGCAAGTTTGTTTTTATCGTTCCTGAATACAATGGCTCTTTTCCGGGAATACTAAAATCCTTTATTGATGGCATGACTTATCCCAACAGCTTTGTTTCTAAAAAGTGTGCATTAGTTGGTATTTCTTCAGGTATCGGGGGCGGTGGCATTGCGCTTAGCCACCTTACCGACATCTTTAATTACCTGGGTATGCATGTTTTGGCCAATAAAATTAAATTGGCCAAAATAGAGGAAAATATGTCAAACGATCATGTTACCAACAGGTTGTACATGGCACTTTTGCATGAGCAGGCAAAAATGTTGATTGACTTTTAA
- the ftsZ gene encoding cell division protein FtsZ — protein MKDYEFDIPRNHRSIIKVIGVGGGGSNAVNHMFNQGIKDVEFVVVNTDSQALKSSPVPLKLQIGAHLTEGLGAGANPERGKNAALESKDDIRKLLEDNTKMVFITAGMGGGTGTGAAPVIAKIAKDMDILTVGIVTAPFIFEGRKKTFSAQAGIESLKENCDTVLVILNDKLRDIYGNLPIRQAFGKADNILSTAAKSIAEIITETQDVNVDFEDVKTVMKDAGAAVMGSAVEEGEGRAIKAAEKAISSPLLNNVDIKGAEKILLSIMSGEDEELSMDELVEITEYIQERAGDMADVIFGQGIDPDLKKAIRVTVIATGFETKSLPAKASKNKEEEESKKVIDLESGKTSKEEEASLTGQSVTFTVQQPPLPVQETPKQEETVYSNTTPKETPQSGMNKPEEEDDSEDFEFHSPEPKKVLTLFDKPEQNSPEKRETETQSVNQVDYFEQIKEKALKRAHDRFEKLRQMRSVNQTPEEFKEKIEVPAYMRKKIKLQEVQHSSERSISKFNLNDDNEIISNNRFLHDNVD, from the coding sequence ATGAAAGATTATGAATTTGATATTCCAAGAAACCACCGATCGATCATCAAGGTCATTGGTGTAGGAGGAGGTGGTTCCAATGCCGTGAACCACATGTTTAACCAAGGAATAAAGGATGTGGAATTCGTGGTAGTCAATACTGATTCCCAAGCTTTAAAAAGCAGTCCCGTACCTTTAAAACTCCAAATAGGAGCACACCTAACAGAAGGTTTAGGAGCAGGTGCAAATCCTGAAAGAGGGAAAAATGCTGCATTAGAAAGCAAAGACGATATTAGAAAACTTCTGGAAGACAATACCAAAATGGTATTTATCACTGCTGGTATGGGCGGTGGTACTGGTACAGGAGCTGCCCCTGTCATTGCTAAAATTGCAAAAGACATGGACATCCTTACTGTGGGTATCGTTACTGCTCCATTTATTTTTGAAGGAAGGAAAAAAACTTTTTCTGCCCAGGCAGGAATAGAATCCTTAAAAGAGAATTGTGACACTGTATTGGTCATCCTTAATGATAAATTGAGGGATATTTATGGTAATTTGCCTATTCGACAAGCCTTCGGTAAGGCGGATAATATTCTTAGCACAGCGGCAAAATCCATTGCAGAAATCATCACTGAGACACAAGATGTCAACGTGGATTTTGAGGATGTAAAGACTGTAATGAAAGATGCGGGTGCTGCAGTAATGGGTTCAGCAGTAGAAGAAGGAGAAGGAAGAGCTATAAAAGCAGCAGAAAAAGCCATTTCTTCACCTTTGTTGAACAATGTCGACATAAAAGGAGCAGAAAAAATTCTACTTTCTATCATGTCCGGAGAGGACGAAGAACTGTCTATGGACGAGTTGGTGGAAATTACAGAATACATCCAGGAAAGAGCTGGAGATATGGCTGATGTGATTTTTGGTCAAGGTATAGACCCTGACCTTAAAAAGGCAATCCGAGTAACGGTAATTGCCACTGGTTTTGAAACAAAATCATTACCAGCCAAAGCCAGCAAAAACAAAGAAGAAGAGGAGTCAAAAAAAGTGATTGATCTGGAATCAGGCAAAACTTCTAAAGAAGAGGAAGCCTCACTTACAGGGCAGTCAGTAACCTTCACTGTACAACAACCTCCTTTACCTGTTCAGGAAACACCAAAACAGGAAGAAACGGTATACAGTAACACCACTCCCAAGGAAACCCCTCAAAGTGGAATGAATAAACCAGAAGAGGAAGATGATTCAGAGGATTTTGAATTTCATTCTCCTGAACCTAAGAAGGTTTTGACTTTATTTGACAAACCAGAGCAAAATTCACCGGAAAAAAGAGAAACTGAAACTCAGTCTGTGAATCAGGTAGATTATTTCGAACAGATCAAGGAAAAGGCCCTTAAAAGAGCCCATGATCGTTTTGAGAAATTAAGACAAATGAGATCCGTGAATCAGACTCCCGAAGAGTTTAAAGAGAAAATTGAGGTTCCTGCTTATATGAGGAAAAAAATCAAACTTCAGGAAGTTCAACACAGTTCTGAAAGGAGTATTTCAAAATTCAACCTTAATGATGACAATGAAATCATAAGTAACAACAGGTTTTTACATGACAATGTTGATTGA
- the ftsA gene encoding cell division protein FtsA — protein sequence MENEKLIVGLDIGTTKICAIIGRKNEYGKLEVLGMGKAVSDGVIRGIVTNIDKTVNAITKAVNEASEMSNVDIGEVIVGIAGQHIRSSIHHGVIIRNPKEDEITVEDVRRLSNDMENIVVPPGNSIIHVMPQDYTVDYEEGIRDPVGMSGARMEADFHIITAQSAAINNIDRCVKRASLQSKALILEPLASSLSVLSDMDKEAGVCLVDIGGGTTDVAIFYDNIIRHTAVIPFGGNIITADIKEGCMVMQHQAELLKTKFGKAIAEEANPNEIVSIPGLRNRPPKEISVKNLASIIQARMEEIIEMVQSEIATSGVYKKLAGGIVLTGGGSLLHGVGPLFEYITGLDTRIGYPNEHLGKSKVDDVKSPMYATTVGLVLAGFRGLDDREDNYRQKESQKSPVEKKGFRMDQSGSDIFGSITKKLKRFITDDIGDDSENY from the coding sequence ATGGAAAACGAAAAACTCATTGTAGGACTGGATATTGGCACCACGAAAATATGTGCCATTATAGGTCGAAAGAACGAATATGGAAAACTAGAGGTGTTGGGTATGGGTAAAGCAGTATCTGATGGAGTAATCAGAGGCATCGTTACCAATATTGACAAAACTGTTAATGCAATTACTAAAGCAGTAAATGAAGCTTCAGAAATGTCAAATGTAGATATTGGAGAAGTAATTGTAGGTATAGCTGGCCAGCATATACGCAGCTCCATCCACCATGGTGTAATTATCAGAAACCCAAAAGAAGATGAAATCACTGTAGAGGACGTACGTAGGTTATCCAATGATATGGAAAACATTGTCGTTCCTCCAGGAAATAGCATTATTCACGTAATGCCTCAAGATTATACGGTAGATTATGAGGAAGGCATCCGGGATCCTGTGGGAATGTCTGGCGCTAGAATGGAAGCAGATTTCCACATCATTACCGCCCAATCAGCTGCTATAAACAATATTGATCGTTGTGTAAAACGTGCTAGCCTACAATCCAAAGCTTTGATCCTTGAGCCTTTGGCAAGTTCTTTATCTGTTCTAAGTGATATGGATAAAGAAGCTGGCGTCTGCTTGGTAGATATTGGTGGTGGAACTACCGATGTCGCTATATTTTACGACAACATTATTCGACATACCGCTGTAATTCCCTTTGGAGGAAACATCATTACTGCAGATATTAAAGAAGGTTGCATGGTTATGCAGCATCAGGCAGAACTATTGAAAACAAAATTTGGAAAGGCCATAGCAGAAGAAGCTAATCCAAATGAAATAGTATCTATTCCTGGTTTGCGTAATCGTCCACCGAAAGAGATCTCTGTTAAGAATCTTGCTTCCATCATTCAAGCAAGGATGGAAGAAATAATAGAAATGGTGCAATCTGAAATAGCAACGAGCGGGGTATACAAAAAACTCGCCGGTGGTATTGTTTTGACAGGTGGTGGTTCTTTGCTCCACGGAGTAGGCCCGCTTTTTGAATACATAACTGGACTAGATACCAGAATAGGCTACCCTAATGAACATTTAGGAAAATCTAAAGTCGACGATGTCAAAAGCCCAATGTATGCAACCACTGTAGGGCTGGTTCTAGCTGGTTTTAGAGGTCTGGATGACAGAGAAGACAATTACAGGCAAAAAGAAAGTCAAAAAAGTCCTGTAGAGAAAAAGGGGTTCCGAATGGACCAGAGTGGAAGTGATATCTTCGGATCAATAACAAAAAAATTAAAAAGATTCATTACTGACGATATCGGAGACGACTCCGAAAACTATTGA
- a CDS encoding cell division protein FtsQ/DivIB, with amino-acid sequence MKNKGWKLKKSFLMIVLGMTLVGFIAFTEHKTENRALTELEVHVEGVSDVYFVDEKEVTELLTNAFPGLLSNTSREKVSIHAVEKKVEAHPFVKKAEVFEDLKGTLMVKVNQHVPIARIVRPMAADGYISSTGKILPTSSNYTTRVLILTGSKAEALLKENDLSISNAPLLELIEYINSNPFWTAQISALELLRNGDINMYQQVGKQVIEFGKPENIEMKFRKIKTYYKKILPQKGWNTYDRVNVKYKDQIICE; translated from the coding sequence ATGAAAAATAAGGGATGGAAACTTAAAAAATCATTCCTAATGATCGTTTTAGGAATGACATTGGTTGGCTTTATTGCTTTTACAGAGCATAAGACGGAGAACCGTGCGCTTACCGAACTTGAGGTCCATGTAGAGGGGGTGAGTGATGTATACTTTGTTGATGAAAAAGAAGTAACGGAATTATTGACAAATGCATTCCCGGGATTGCTTAGCAATACCTCAAGGGAAAAAGTCTCTATCCATGCTGTAGAAAAAAAAGTAGAAGCACATCCCTTTGTAAAAAAAGCAGAAGTGTTCGAAGATTTAAAGGGAACATTAATGGTGAAAGTTAATCAGCATGTACCAATAGCAAGAATAGTACGACCAATGGCGGCAGATGGGTATATCAGTTCCACTGGAAAAATACTTCCCACCTCATCCAATTACACCACTAGGGTTTTAATCCTAACTGGTAGTAAGGCTGAGGCTTTATTGAAGGAAAACGACCTTTCAATATCCAATGCTCCCTTGTTGGAGTTAATCGAGTACATCAATTCAAATCCATTCTGGACGGCTCAAATTAGCGCCCTAGAATTACTTAGAAATGGAGACATCAACATGTACCAACAAGTTGGGAAACAGGTAATTGAATTTGGTAAGCCTGAAAATATTGAAATGAAGTTTAGAAAAATAAAAACCTATTATAAGAAAATCCTTCCACAAAAAGGATGGAACACTTATGATCGGGTAAATGTAAAATACAAGGATCAAATTATTTGTGAATAA
- the murC gene encoding UDP-N-acetylmuramate--L-alanine ligase: MNLKNLHSVYFLGIGGIGMSAIARWFNHIGVPVYGYDKTPSPLTEALESEGMQISYVDESSHIPEPFKNSGSDKLIVWTPAVPQTSVLYKYFEANDFAIKKRAAVLGLITRNMESVAIAGTHGKTTTSSMVAHLLKHAGHNTAAFLGGLTQNYKNNLILHDEGSTEAPVVVVEADEFDRSFLQLHPDLSIVTSIDPDHLDIYGDAEQLISGFAAFIKLTNPIGKLIIHQNAYEKVRNKEIGSSKIYQYGLNSGNIHADNIKVGTNSFSFDYVAEDQRIDGLVLEVPGFHNIENALAAVAVAVHYGLSKEAIIDGIATYKGVKRRFEKIYNSERITYIDDYAHHPEEIKAFLQSVKAMYPDKKITAVFQPHLFTRTRDFASGFSESLSLADSVILLDIYPAREQPIAGITSEMLLPKITSTNKWVVSKDELLSHLDQHTPEVLVTIGAGDIDRLVKPIEKWIKENEK, translated from the coding sequence ATGAATTTAAAAAACTTACATAGCGTCTATTTTCTAGGTATAGGTGGCATTGGCATGAGTGCCATCGCCAGGTGGTTCAATCATATTGGTGTTCCTGTATATGGATATGACAAAACGCCTTCACCATTGACCGAAGCCCTCGAGTCAGAAGGAATGCAAATAAGTTATGTGGATGAGAGTAGCCACATTCCTGAGCCATTTAAGAATTCCGGGTCGGACAAATTAATCGTATGGACCCCTGCCGTACCTCAGACTAGTGTTTTGTACAAGTATTTTGAAGCAAATGATTTTGCTATCAAAAAAAGGGCCGCAGTATTGGGGTTAATTACCCGAAACATGGAGTCTGTTGCAATAGCAGGCACGCACGGTAAAACCACTACTTCTTCCATGGTAGCTCATTTGCTAAAACATGCTGGACACAATACCGCTGCGTTTTTAGGAGGCCTTACCCAAAATTATAAAAACAACCTTATCCTTCATGACGAAGGAAGTACCGAGGCCCCTGTGGTGGTGGTAGAAGCCGATGAATTTGATCGTTCTTTTCTCCAATTACACCCAGACTTGAGCATAGTTACCAGCATAGATCCTGATCATTTGGATATTTACGGAGACGCCGAACAATTAATATCGGGTTTTGCGGCATTCATTAAGCTCACCAATCCAATAGGAAAATTGATTATTCATCAAAACGCCTATGAGAAGGTCAGGAACAAGGAAATTGGGAGCTCAAAAATTTACCAGTATGGCTTAAACTCTGGGAATATTCATGCTGACAACATCAAGGTTGGCACCAACTCATTTTCCTTTGACTATGTAGCAGAGGATCAGCGAATCGATGGTTTAGTATTGGAAGTTCCCGGCTTCCACAATATAGAAAACGCGCTAGCTGCAGTGGCTGTAGCCGTTCATTATGGGCTTTCAAAAGAGGCAATAATAGATGGAATAGCCACCTATAAAGGTGTAAAGAGAAGATTTGAAAAAATATACAATAGTGAGCGCATAACCTACATTGACGATTATGCGCATCACCCAGAGGAGATCAAAGCCTTTTTACAATCGGTAAAGGCCATGTATCCTGACAAGAAAATTACCGCGGTATTTCAGCCTCATTTATTTACGCGTACAAGAGATTTTGCCAGCGGCTTTTCAGAAAGCTTGTCCTTGGCTGATTCGGTTATTTTGCTAGACATATACCCTGCTCGAGAGCAGCCTATAGCTGGTATTACTTCCGAGATGTTGCTTCCTAAAATCACTAGTACAAATAAATGGGTGGTTTCAAAAGATGAATTATTGTCCCATTTGGATCAACATACACCAGAGGTTTTGGTGACTATTGGTGCTGGAGATATTGATCGTTTGGTAAAACCAATTGAAAAATGGATAAAAGAGAATGAAAAATAA